In Quercus robur chromosome 10, dhQueRobu3.1, whole genome shotgun sequence, a genomic segment contains:
- the LOC126704130 gene encoding uncharacterized protein LOC126704130: protein MSLLVWNCHGLRNLRTGKELEVLIRAKDPSVLFLAETWADEARLKEIQRNIKFDNLFYVDRNPRGGGGLALYWKNSFDVHVDSFSKYHIDSIINKGSDEAWRFTGFYGEPATHKRIEAWNKLRLLNNKHELPWLCAGDFNEIARHSEKLGGNNRSQAQMQLFRDVIDECGFLDLGYVGEQFTWRKHFADGHSLWERLDRGLSNHDWFMKFSGTKIHHLHSDSFDHSPLWITLDGLDIPTFSKPFRFEEMWLSDRGCSDIVEAVWLSREDKAAHDHVIRKIDKCGKELRIWNRNCFGNVRMVLSHKERN from the coding sequence ATGAGTCTCTTAGTATGGAACTGTCACGGGCTTAGGAACCTGCGTACAGGGAAGGAGCTTGAAGTATTGATTCGGGCTAAAGATCCCTCCGTCCTGTTTTTAGCCGAAACATGGGCGGATGAAGCTAGGCTAAAAGAAATTCAAAGGAATATTAAGTTCGATAATCTGTTTTACGTGGATAGAAATCCTAGAGGTGGTGGGGGACTGGCTCTGTATTGGAAAAATTCCTTTGATGTTCATGTGGATTCTTTTTCTAAATATCACATAGATTCAATAATCAATAAAGGAAGTGATGAAGCATGGAGATTCACAGGTTTCTATGGTGAGCCGGCAACACACAAAAGGATTGAAGCTTGGAACAAACTTCGCTTACTCAATAATAAACATGAACTTCCTTGGCTTTGTGCTGGAGACTTTAATGAAATCGCCAGACACTCAGAAAAATTGGGAGGCAATAACAGAAGTCAAGCTCAGATGCAACTTTTCAGGGATGTCATTGATGAGTGTGGATTTCTTGACCTTGGGTATGTGGGAGAGCAATTCACATGGAGAAAGCATTTTGCTGATGGACACTCACTATGGGAGAGACTGGACCGAGGGTTATCCAACCATGATTGGTTCATGAAATTTTCGGGTACAAAAATACACCACTTGCATTCAGACTCCTTTGATCATTCTCCTTTGTGGATCACCTTGGATGGTTTAGACATCCCGACTTTCTCAAAACCATTCAGGTTTGAAGAAATGTGGCTCTCGGATCGAGGGTGTTCAGATATTGTAGAAGCGGTGTGGCTATCTAGGGAAGACAAAGCTGCTCATGATCATGTAATTCGTAAAATAGATAAATGTGGCAAAGAGTTAAGAATATGGAACAGGAACTGTTTTGGCAATGTTAGAATGGTGTTGAGCCATAAAGAGAGGAATTAA